One part of the Phoenix dactylifera cultivar Barhee BC4 chromosome 4, palm_55x_up_171113_PBpolish2nd_filt_p, whole genome shotgun sequence genome encodes these proteins:
- the LOC103714191 gene encoding trinucleotide repeat-containing gene 18 protein-like isoform X2 → MMRYRVSPDCVPLSNGRKHSLRACKEEDADNGVRTPNFSPLEGKPFRRSGSGSTAHQDHHFSHVSFPSDPSHSENQPPSSSSSAAAASTPSPVKAQSHHHEINGVSPGGGEVLLQWGHNKRSRGSRAESRGAAGDDSSAHSRVKIQRRSAAAGSEKLAAAAASAAMPPPCGSYTRGANLRPCLPTRDTMTSSFNRGVEDRSGGLSRSDKRSPPSPPEKAHRTAPNGTATDANPAGSKPPSDQETGGSNAAAPTVEKLNLEHFEWPRIYISLSRKEKEDDFLAMKGTKLPQRPKKRAKNIDKALQYCFPGMWLSDLTRGRYEVREKKCVKKKRRGLKGMESMDSDSE, encoded by the exons ATGATGAG ATACAGAGTAAGCCCAGATTGCGTCCCGCTCAGCAATGGAAGGAAGCACAGCCTGAGAGCCTGCAAGGAAGAGGACGCCGACAACGGTGTCCGGACCCCAAACTTTTCCCCCCTCGAAGGCAAACCTTTTAGGCGCTCCGGATCGGGATCGACCGCGCATCAGGACCACCACTTCTCCCATGTCTCGTTCCCCTCCGACCCCTCCCACTCCGAGAATCAaccgccctcctcctcctcctccgccgccgccgcctccactCCCTCGCCTGTAAAGGCCCAGAGCCACCACCATGAGATCAACGGGGTGTCGCCGGGGGGCGGGGAAGTGCTCCTCCAGTGGGGGCACAACAAGAGATCCCGGGGGTCGAGGGCGGAGAGCCGGGGGGCGGCCGGGGACGATTCCTCGGCCCACTCACGCGTCAAGATCCAGCGGAGATCGGCGGCCGCCGGGTCAGAGAAgctcgccgccgccgctgcatCGGCGGCGATGCCCCCGCCCTGTGGGTCCTACACGCGCGGTGCCAATCTCCGCCCCTGCTTGCCCACCCGCGACACCATGACATCTTCGTTCAACAG GGGCGTCGAAGATCGATCGGGCGGCCTGTCGCGATCCGACAAGCGATCCCCGCCTTCCCCGCCGGAGAAGGCCCACAGGACGGCCCCCAACGGCACCGCCACGGACGCCAACCCGGCGGGCTCGAAGCCGCCGTCCGACCAGGAGACAGGCGGCAGCAACGCGGCCGCCCCCACGGTGGAGAAGTTGAACCTGGAGCACTTCGAGTGGCCCAGGATCTACATCTCCCTCTCGAGAAAGGAGAAAGAGGACGATTTTTTGGCCATGAAGGGCACCAAGCTCCCCCAGCGCCCCAAGAAACGGGCCAAGAACATCGATAAAGCCCTCCAG TATTGTTTTCCAGGGATGTGGCTTTCGGACTTGACGAGAGGCCGATATGAAGTCAGGGAGAAGAAATGCGTGAAGAag AAGCGGAGAGGGTTGAAGGGAATGGAGAGCATGGACAGTGATTCGGAGTAG
- the LOC103714191 gene encoding trinucleotide repeat-containing gene 18 protein-like isoform X1 translates to MMSRYRVSPDCVPLSNGRKHSLRACKEEDADNGVRTPNFSPLEGKPFRRSGSGSTAHQDHHFSHVSFPSDPSHSENQPPSSSSSAAAASTPSPVKAQSHHHEINGVSPGGGEVLLQWGHNKRSRGSRAESRGAAGDDSSAHSRVKIQRRSAAAGSEKLAAAAASAAMPPPCGSYTRGANLRPCLPTRDTMTSSFNRGVEDRSGGLSRSDKRSPPSPPEKAHRTAPNGTATDANPAGSKPPSDQETGGSNAAAPTVEKLNLEHFEWPRIYISLSRKEKEDDFLAMKGTKLPQRPKKRAKNIDKALQYCFPGMWLSDLTRGRYEVREKKCVKKKRRGLKGMESMDSDSE, encoded by the exons ATGATGAG CAGATACAGAGTAAGCCCAGATTGCGTCCCGCTCAGCAATGGAAGGAAGCACAGCCTGAGAGCCTGCAAGGAAGAGGACGCCGACAACGGTGTCCGGACCCCAAACTTTTCCCCCCTCGAAGGCAAACCTTTTAGGCGCTCCGGATCGGGATCGACCGCGCATCAGGACCACCACTTCTCCCATGTCTCGTTCCCCTCCGACCCCTCCCACTCCGAGAATCAaccgccctcctcctcctcctccgccgccgccgcctccactCCCTCGCCTGTAAAGGCCCAGAGCCACCACCATGAGATCAACGGGGTGTCGCCGGGGGGCGGGGAAGTGCTCCTCCAGTGGGGGCACAACAAGAGATCCCGGGGGTCGAGGGCGGAGAGCCGGGGGGCGGCCGGGGACGATTCCTCGGCCCACTCACGCGTCAAGATCCAGCGGAGATCGGCGGCCGCCGGGTCAGAGAAgctcgccgccgccgctgcatCGGCGGCGATGCCCCCGCCCTGTGGGTCCTACACGCGCGGTGCCAATCTCCGCCCCTGCTTGCCCACCCGCGACACCATGACATCTTCGTTCAACAG GGGCGTCGAAGATCGATCGGGCGGCCTGTCGCGATCCGACAAGCGATCCCCGCCTTCCCCGCCGGAGAAGGCCCACAGGACGGCCCCCAACGGCACCGCCACGGACGCCAACCCGGCGGGCTCGAAGCCGCCGTCCGACCAGGAGACAGGCGGCAGCAACGCGGCCGCCCCCACGGTGGAGAAGTTGAACCTGGAGCACTTCGAGTGGCCCAGGATCTACATCTCCCTCTCGAGAAAGGAGAAAGAGGACGATTTTTTGGCCATGAAGGGCACCAAGCTCCCCCAGCGCCCCAAGAAACGGGCCAAGAACATCGATAAAGCCCTCCAG TATTGTTTTCCAGGGATGTGGCTTTCGGACTTGACGAGAGGCCGATATGAAGTCAGGGAGAAGAAATGCGTGAAGAag AAGCGGAGAGGGTTGAAGGGAATGGAGAGCATGGACAGTGATTCGGAGTAG